In one Leishmania panamensis strain MHOM/PA/94/PSC-1 chromosome 14 sequence genomic region, the following are encoded:
- a CDS encoding hypothetical protein (TriTrypDB/GeneDB-style sysID: LpmP.14.1470), with protein MFSKGYSVLHRPYQHVAFAKRSTAGGVNLNKGALTKQERGDSFTEPEVYRSKANVTAMLKTRRKERRLILEERQRTLMENLNLDARTVEALHAGSRLPQTPSEMQAVRSSDDAIAEVRHNSEDYSTTMRNLMRREVDRRDHMVDKFGQPPTSREFYQLFRRLRAADSDEEVVERHHKRLVEEHGVYPSSRIDSFMLDDDSYFPDWVHALPYSIRDRVKFGSLGLTEEDEALRVRLARLPRDARLREWKRLKAAKEYRAANEETLTLAELRDIRQGKRRFHWLQRKRQKRASALRRMAMRKPDEYELWPSSVTDFSQRIAFIAQHVENGLQTGGEWPLNEDALTKAKIKRRQNEAERTFLMSLSEKRMMTGAARGSMHGGMSELLDSLEQPEKRYKKLSRKTYANRVNAIVHGDQDEHGRKYRRLHKLATRRQHQYDSLAEMALEKEVRKEPLVNVSGLNHTDDEHWTRHEKSWVDGMPSTRYGS; from the coding sequence ATGTTTTCAAAAGGGTACAGTGTGCTGCACCGGCCGTATCAACACGTGGCATTCGCAAagcgcagcactgcaggTGGTGTCAATCTCAACAAAGGGGCACTCACAaagcaggagagaggtgacAGCTTTACAGAGCCTGAGGTGTACCGCAGCAAGGCAAATGTGACGGCGATGCTAAAGACAAGGCGAAAAGAGCGACGCCTTATactggaggagcggcagcgcaccttGATGGAGAACCTGAACCTGGATGCACGTACAGTGGAGGCGCTTCATGCAGGGAGTCGGTTGCCACAGACACCGAGCGAGATGCAAGCGGTTCGTTCCTCCGACGATGCCATTGCCGAGGTCCGTCACAACAGCGAGGACTACAGTACAACCATGCGCAATTTGATGCGGCGCGAGGTGGATCGACGCGATCACATGGTGGACAAGTTTGGCCAGCCACCCACGTCGCGCGAATTTTACCAGCTCTTTCGCAGACTGCGCGCCGCTGACtcagacgaggaggtggtggagcggcaCCACAAAAGGCTAGTGGAGGAGCATGGCGTGTACCCAAGTTCGCGCATCGACTCGTTCATGCTAGATGATGACAGCTACTTCCCCGACTGGGTGCACGCCCTCCCTTACAGCATCCGTGACCGTGTCAAGTTCGGATCGCTTGGTCTcacggaggaggatgaggcgctgcgtgtgcgtctggcACGACTACCGCGCGATGCACGGCTGCGCGAGTGGAAACGGCTGAAGGCGGCAAAAGAGTACCGTGCAGCTAATGAAGAGACGCTCACCTTGGCCGAACTGCGTGACATCCGCCAGGGAAAGCGCCGCTTCCATTGGCTGCAGCGGAAGCGCCAGAAGCGCGCCTCGGCACTCCGTCGTATGGCGATGCGTAAACCTGACGAGTACGAGCTGTGGCCGTCCTCCGTGACGGACTTTAGTCAGCGCATCGCCTTCATCGCGCAGCATGTGGAAAATGGACTGCAGACTGGGGGCGAGTGGCCCCTCAATGAGGACGCTCTTACCAAGGCGAAAATTAAGCGACGGCAGAACGAGGCCGAGCGCACTTTCCTCATGTCGCTAAGCGAAAAGAGGATGATGACCGGCGCGGCACGAGGCAGCATGCACGGTGGGATGAGTGAGTTGTTGGATTCCCTGGAGCAGCCAGAGAAGCGGTACAAAAAACTCTCTCGCAAGACGTATGCAAACCGAGTAAACGCAATTGTGCACGGCGACCAAGATGAGCACGGCCGTAAGTACCGCAGGTTGCACAAGCTTGCCACTCGACGGCAGCATCAGTACGATTCGCTTGCAGAGatggcgctggagaaggaggtgcgcaAGGAGCCCCTCGTCAACGTGAGCGGGCTCAACCACACAGACGACGAGCACTGGACCCGCCACGAGAAATCGTGGGTAGACGGCATGCCCTCAACTCGCTACGGCAGCTGA